From a single Deltaproteobacteria bacterium genomic region:
- a CDS encoding OmcA/MtrC family decaheme c-type cytochrome, with the protein MKRYCSTSGRLFVAAGVVLFVLTLAGCSGDDGNPGATGPTGNQGPQGPSGPQGDTGATGPQGPTGPAGPSGPQGDTGATGPQGDTGATGPTGPTGPSGPQGDTGATGPQGDTGATGPAGPTGPTGPQGDTGATGPQGDTGDTGPTGPSGPTGPGGEDLTRTINEACTVCHGEGRLVDVATMHPGLAAAGTVTATIASAAFSETGDSAVVTFTFEARDGGGNPVDVDLTTAAGSNLAYLRFTIARLVPAQAGSGDADSWFFYGPRSHRTASQLEEIAEGTYRFTFLESTVLEPASAGYTHRVGIEIYPPGLPAANPTFDFLPNGNPITVTRDIVTTAACNGCHGRLGSPLGTASFHGGRRVETKLCVLCHNPNNDLAGLGPIDFTRLIHGIHTSQDLHIIESGTNIGDFTEVTYPQDIRNCAKCHAGPDGDHWNTRPTIAACGSCHDDVDFTTGANHTGGPQANNTLCTVCHQPTGGLAPIVTAHLTENSTPNNPDVPAGLANFEYVIEEVTVDASNQAVVTFHINKDGAPLDLSTYPPAGFSGGPSFLVAYALPQDGISAPADYNNRGRSAGQPASVSLASLAASLTGTPASYTAILTAAPFPAGATMRAVALQSYFTQLLGDPNSTADDVGRHTYSVVKAVTGDTVRREVVDIPKCLGCHEILELHGGARVNNVQVCVICHNPNLSSSGRTVDPALAPQATKDALTAAGYDGNNPLTWPEATMHFKNLVHGIHSAGVRNFPYEFVRNRLNGIYYNWSEVTFPGILSNCETCHKPGTYDADLPVGVLVSTDITTDGVNATRAAVIAARDNVPNNTDLINSPIAGTCYMCHDSNPAAFHFGHNGGVIDVERAGALGE; encoded by the coding sequence ATGAAAAGGTACTGCTCGACGAGCGGCAGATTGTTTGTGGCAGCTGGTGTGGTGCTATTCGTACTCACTCTCGCTGGCTGCAGTGGCGACGACGGAAACCCGGGAGCAACCGGGCCGACTGGTAACCAAGGTCCGCAGGGGCCGAGCGGTCCCCAAGGCGATACGGGCGCCACCGGGCCACAAGGTCCGACGGGACCAGCCGGGCCGAGCGGTCCGCAAGGAGACACTGGCGCCACCGGCCCGCAAGGCGACACGGGCGCCACCGGGCCAACGGGCCCGACGGGGCCGAGCGGCCCGCAAGGGGACACTGGCGCCACCGGCCCGCAGGGCGACACGGGCGCTACCGGGCCAGCAGGCCCTACGGGTCCGACAGGGCCGCAAGGGGATACTGGGGCCACCGGCCCTCAGGGCGACACGGGCGACACGGGGCCGACAGGACCGAGCGGGCCGACAGGACCGGGAGGAGAGGATCTGACCCGTACCATCAACGAAGCCTGTACGGTCTGCCACGGCGAGGGCCGCTTGGTGGACGTAGCGACCATGCATCCTGGGCTTGCGGCGGCCGGGACCGTCACGGCCACTATCGCTAGCGCCGCCTTCTCCGAGACCGGGGACAGCGCGGTGGTGACCTTTACCTTCGAGGCAAGAGATGGTGGGGGCAACCCGGTAGACGTAGACCTCACGACTGCCGCAGGCAGCAATCTCGCCTACCTGAGGTTCACCATCGCCAGGCTGGTGCCGGCCCAGGCGGGATCCGGGGATGCCGACTCGTGGTTCTTCTACGGCCCCAGAAGTCACCGGACCGCAAGCCAGTTGGAAGAAATCGCCGAAGGCACCTACCGCTTCACCTTCTTGGAGAGCACCGTGCTTGAGCCCGCATCGGCTGGCTACACCCACCGGGTGGGGATCGAGATTTACCCGCCTGGACTGCCGGCGGCGAACCCCACGTTCGACTTTCTGCCGAACGGGAACCCAATCACCGTCACGCGCGATATCGTAACGACCGCTGCCTGCAACGGCTGTCACGGACGGTTAGGTAGCCCCCTAGGGACGGCCAGTTTCCATGGTGGTCGTCGTGTCGAGACCAAGCTCTGCGTGCTCTGTCACAACCCCAACAATGACTTGGCAGGCCTTGGGCCGATCGATTTTACTCGCTTGATTCACGGGATCCACACCAGCCAGGACCTGCATATCATTGAGAGCGGCACGAATATCGGCGATTTCACCGAGGTGACCTATCCTCAGGACATCCGCAACTGCGCCAAATGCCACGCGGGGCCGGATGGCGACCACTGGAATACGCGGCCGACGATCGCAGCGTGCGGTTCCTGCCACGACGACGTCGACTTCACCACCGGCGCCAACCACACTGGCGGCCCACAGGCTAACAACACGCTCTGTACAGTGTGCCACCAGCCAACGGGGGGACTTGCCCCGATCGTCACCGCCCACTTGACCGAAAACTCCACGCCCAACAACCCCGACGTCCCTGCCGGCCTGGCCAACTTCGAGTACGTGATCGAGGAGGTCACGGTAGACGCGAGCAACCAAGCGGTCGTCACCTTCCACATCAACAAAGACGGCGCACCGCTGGATCTGTCCACCTACCCCCCAGCGGGCTTCAGTGGCGGGCCGAGCTTCTTGGTCGCTTACGCCCTGCCTCAGGACGGAATCAGCGCCCCGGCCGACTACAACAACCGCGGCCGCAGCGCGGGGCAGCCGGCCAGCGTCTCCCTCGCGAGCCTGGCCGCCAGCCTGACGGGCACGCCCGCCAGCTACACCGCCATCCTGACCGCTGCGCCTTTCCCGGCCGGTGCCACGATGCGGGCGGTCGCCCTCCAGAGCTACTTCACGCAGTTACTGGGCGACCCGAATAGTACCGCGGACGATGTCGGCCGCCACACTTACTCTGTCGTCAAGGCCGTAACCGGCGACACTGTACGGCGCGAAGTAGTCGACATCCCCAAGTGCCTGGGCTGCCACGAGATCCTCGAATTACACGGTGGCGCGCGGGTCAACAACGTCCAGGTCTGCGTGATCTGCCACAACCCGAATCTGAGCAGCAGCGGTCGTACCGTGGATCCCGCCCTGGCACCGCAGGCGACCAAGGATGCTCTCACGGCCGCCGGCTACGATGGCAACAATCCATTGACCTGGCCGGAAGCCACCATGCACTTCAAGAACCTGGTCCACGGCATCCACTCAGCCGGCGTGCGGAACTTCCCGTACGAGTTCGTCCGCAACCGGCTCAACGGTATCTACTACAACTGGAGCGAGGTGACGTTCCCGGGGATCTTGAGCAACTGCGAGACCTGCCACAAGCCGGGTACCTACGATGCTGATCTGCCCGTAGGCGTGCTGGTCAGCACTGATATCACCACGGACGGCGTCAACGCCACACGCGCGGCCGTCATTGCGGCCCGCGACAACGTGCCGAACAACACCGACCTGATCAACAGCCCGATCGCCGGGACCTGCTACATGTGCCACGATAGCAACCCCGCCGCGTTCCACTTCGGGCATAATGGCGGCGTCATCGACGTGGAGCGCGCCGGCGCGCTCGGGGAGTAG
- a CDS encoding sigma-54-dependent Fis family transcriptional regulator, with protein sequence MLVDDDDEFRGIMSSELARRGYAVSSVASGAAALAQAGEADVIVLDLRLPDMDGIEVLKRLRTNDVPAGVLMLTGHGTIDTAIQAVRLGAYDYLEKPCPLDRMDMAIQKAYEHLRLVERQRVLEDGYSAVDVGLEFIGKSPALEKVRQTIARVAPTDSTTLILGETGVGKEMVARSLHALSRRRERPFVVVDCAALHEQLLQSELFGHEKGAFTSSDRLKHGLFEVGNTGTIFLDEVGEMSPEVQAKLLRVLETGRFRRLGGTKEIVVDVRVISATNRDLNGAIARGHFREDLYFRLALLTVEVPPLRERRDDIGALVEHFTHEFNLRFSRSQRFAPATIEALRRYRWPGNVRELIHAVQQSMVLTDRDVIEPEDLPAAITLGGTDSTPRAGETLSLRDVQRRHVLSVMERVGGNRAQASRILHISERTLYRLLRRYARPAGPAGGAGGGTAS encoded by the coding sequence TTGCTCGTCGACGACGATGACGAGTTCCGCGGCATCATGTCGAGCGAACTGGCGCGGCGGGGCTATGCGGTCAGCTCCGTGGCCTCCGGCGCGGCCGCGCTCGCACAGGCGGGCGAAGCCGACGTGATCGTGCTCGACCTGCGGCTGCCCGACATGGACGGGATCGAAGTCCTCAAGCGGCTTCGCACCAACGACGTGCCCGCCGGGGTCCTGATGCTCACCGGCCACGGGACGATCGACACGGCCATCCAAGCCGTGCGCCTGGGGGCGTACGATTACCTCGAGAAGCCCTGCCCGCTCGACCGCATGGACATGGCCATTCAGAAGGCCTACGAGCACCTCCGCTTGGTCGAGCGCCAGCGGGTGCTGGAGGATGGCTACTCGGCCGTTGACGTCGGCCTCGAATTCATCGGGAAGAGCCCGGCGCTGGAGAAGGTGCGCCAGACCATCGCCCGCGTCGCGCCTACTGACTCGACGACCCTGATCCTCGGCGAGACCGGCGTCGGCAAGGAGATGGTGGCGCGGTCACTGCACGCGCTGAGCCGGCGGCGGGAACGCCCGTTCGTCGTCGTCGATTGCGCCGCCCTCCACGAGCAACTGCTTCAGTCCGAGCTCTTCGGACACGAGAAGGGCGCGTTCACGAGCTCCGATCGCTTGAAGCACGGCCTCTTTGAGGTGGGAAACACCGGGACGATTTTTCTCGACGAGGTCGGGGAAATGAGCCCGGAAGTGCAGGCAAAGCTCCTGCGGGTCCTCGAGACGGGCCGCTTCCGGCGTCTCGGCGGTACGAAGGAGATCGTGGTAGACGTCCGGGTGATCTCCGCCACCAACCGCGACCTCAATGGCGCAATCGCGCGCGGGCACTTCCGCGAGGACCTGTACTTCCGCTTGGCGCTCCTCACTGTCGAGGTCCCCCCGCTGCGCGAGCGCCGGGACGACATCGGCGCGCTGGTCGAGCACTTCACCCACGAGTTCAACCTGCGCTTCTCCCGGTCGCAGCGCTTCGCCCCGGCCACAATCGAAGCCCTGCGCCGCTACCGCTGGCCGGGCAATGTGCGGGAACTCATCCACGCCGTGCAGCAATCCATGGTGCTCACCGACCGGGACGTGATCGAGCCGGAAGACCTGCCGGCAGCCATCACGCTCGGCGGCACCGACAGCACCCCTCGCGCCGGCGAGACGCTTTCGCTACGCGACGTGCAGCGGCGCCACGTGCTGTCGGTGATGGAGCGCGTGGGAGGGAACCGCGCCCAGGCCTCACGGATTCTACACATCAGCGAGCGGACCTTGTACCGCCTGCTGCGAAGATACGCGCGACCAGCCGGGCCGGCCGGCGGAGCCGGCGGCGGCACGGCCTCCTGA
- a CDS encoding PAS domain-containing protein produces MNRLTLRLALAIAALVTGMLAVGLYVLSEHHFNSMVEGQRHAAELQNRILEAALRHQMLDKHAKSELIATILHEVGSQPEVQGVMILDHDGVVRQASHPGQVGQQVARDSAACMVCHQKAPIERNRWAVLDLPGGEVLRSVQPIENRPECYACHPPEKHLNGILILDVSLAGLQAQLGRDRTWMIAATTLLGLLLLASVGLIMRRLILGRLATLGETARSIAAGDLTRRVEVRGDDTITSLAMDFNDMANSVLGLVTEVQEREAQLANVMNSVDDGLVVLDQDFRIVAANHAFCRRFGSHPEALHGHRCQEALNTTRYCEVNDAGCPSVRCLATGEVHRATFQLPSRNGEPGRVEEVHASPVFDQDGNVSQVVEIWRDITDRVLEETRLAELERLESLGALASGFSHEVNTPLATTLTCAEAILGRIDGAGRPGGPPASWQEIRDIAETIRGQVLRCRKITEQFRRFSRGIPPSTEPVDLMVVVTSIVAIVTPTAREAAVTIRIDDDGERLPLVTANTEAVQHVVLNLLVNAIQSFENGGGTVTVSCHAGADVRLRIRDQGRGIPPEARRHLFEPFRTSRLQGTGVGLFHSRGIMRRFGGDVRLAESEVGVGSCFEVVFARARDEAA; encoded by the coding sequence ATGAATCGCCTCACTCTTCGGCTTGCACTAGCCATTGCGGCGCTCGTTACGGGCATGCTGGCCGTCGGCCTCTACGTGCTCTCCGAGCATCATTTCAACAGCATGGTGGAGGGGCAGCGCCATGCAGCCGAGCTGCAGAACCGCATCCTCGAAGCGGCTCTGCGCCATCAGATGCTCGATAAACACGCCAAGAGCGAGCTGATCGCCACCATTCTCCACGAGGTGGGCTCCCAGCCGGAAGTGCAGGGCGTCATGATTCTGGACCATGACGGCGTGGTGCGACAGGCGAGCCATCCGGGCCAGGTCGGGCAGCAGGTGGCGCGCGACTCGGCCGCGTGCATGGTCTGTCACCAGAAGGCCCCGATTGAGCGCAACCGCTGGGCGGTGCTCGACTTGCCCGGCGGCGAGGTGCTGCGCAGCGTGCAGCCAATCGAGAACCGGCCGGAGTGCTATGCCTGCCACCCGCCGGAGAAACACCTCAACGGCATCCTCATCTTGGATGTGTCGCTGGCCGGTTTGCAGGCACAACTCGGCCGTGACCGGACGTGGATGATCGCCGCGACGACGTTGCTCGGGCTGCTCCTGCTCGCCAGCGTCGGCCTGATCATGCGCCGCCTCATCCTAGGCCGGTTGGCCACGCTCGGGGAGACCGCCCGCTCAATCGCGGCCGGCGACCTGACGCGCCGGGTGGAAGTGCGCGGCGATGACACGATCACTTCGCTGGCGATGGATTTCAACGACATGGCGAACTCGGTCTTGGGACTCGTCACCGAGGTGCAAGAGCGCGAAGCGCAGCTGGCGAACGTCATGAACAGCGTCGACGACGGACTCGTCGTGCTGGATCAGGACTTCCGCATCGTGGCCGCGAACCACGCCTTCTGCAGGCGATTCGGCTCCCACCCGGAGGCGCTGCACGGCCATCGCTGCCAGGAGGCCCTCAACACGACGCGTTACTGTGAGGTGAATGACGCCGGCTGCCCGAGCGTGCGATGCCTTGCGACCGGGGAGGTTCACCGTGCGACGTTCCAGCTTCCCTCGCGGAACGGCGAGCCCGGCCGCGTCGAGGAGGTGCACGCCTCGCCGGTGTTTGACCAGGACGGCAACGTGTCGCAGGTCGTCGAGATCTGGCGCGATATCACCGACCGCGTCCTGGAAGAGACCCGCCTGGCAGAGCTGGAGCGGCTCGAGTCGCTCGGGGCCTTGGCCTCCGGTTTCTCGCACGAGGTGAACACGCCGTTGGCGACGACGCTCACGTGCGCCGAAGCCATCTTGGGCCGCATCGACGGCGCCGGGCGCCCGGGAGGACCGCCGGCAAGCTGGCAGGAGATCCGGGACATCGCGGAGACCATCCGCGGGCAGGTGCTGCGATGCCGCAAGATCACGGAGCAGTTCCGGCGATTCTCCCGCGGGATCCCACCCTCGACCGAGCCGGTGGATCTCATGGTGGTGGTCACGTCCATTGTGGCGATCGTCACCCCGACCGCCCGCGAGGCGGCGGTCACCATCCGCATCGACGACGACGGCGAGCGCCTCCCACTCGTGACGGCGAATACGGAGGCCGTCCAGCACGTCGTGCTGAATCTGCTGGTGAACGCCATCCAATCGTTCGAGAACGGCGGCGGGACGGTGACGGTGAGCTGCCACGCCGGCGCAGATGTGCGGCTGCGCATTCGTGATCAAGGCCGCGGCATCCCGCCGGAGGCGCGGCGCCACCTGTTCGAGCCCTTCCGCACCAGCCGGTTGCAGGGAACCGGCGTCGGGCTGTTCCACTCGCGCGGCATCATGCGCCGCTTCGGGGGCGATGTGCGCCTCGCCGAGAGCGAAGTCGGCGTGGGCTCCTGCTTCGAGGTCGTGTTCGCACGCGCGCGCGACGAGGCGGCATGA